In Streptomyces sp. NBC_01231, the sequence CGGGCGCTGCCACGGTGAGTGCGGGTCAGCGAAGAACACCCGCGTCCCGGTCTCCAGCGCGAACTGCGCGTGGCCCGAAAGCTCCTTCCCGCGATCCCACGTCAGGGTCTTGCGCAACTGGTCGGGCAACTTGGTCATCGACGCCGCGAGTGCGGCGTTCATCGCGATGGCCCCGTAGCCGCCGAGCGACGGCCCGTTCTTCACGTACGGCTTCTCGCCCCAGCCCTCCATGCGTGGCAGGTGGACAAGGAGCGTTGAACGGCTGCTGCGCTCGACAAGCGTGCCGATCGCGGACCTGTCCGTCCCGATGATCAGGTCGCCTTCCCAATGCCCGGGCATGGCCCGGTCGTTGGCCTCGGCGGGGCGCTCGCTGAGGACGACATCGGCGGTGACATGCCCTTGGGGCCTGTTCCGTGACCTGGCCCTCGGCTCCCGCAATGCTCGCCCCGTCCGGAGACAAGTGACCAGTTCACGCTTGAGCGCACCACGCCCCTCGATGAACAGCGACTGGTAGATGGCCTCGTGGCTGATGCGCATGGACTCATCATCGGGGAAGTCGACCTTCAGCCGATGCGCGATCTGCTCTGGGCTCCATGCCGTCGACCACCGTCGGTCTTGGCGATGGGGCTTGTTCAACCCCTTCCACGGCGGTGTCCTGGGGCCCGGGACGATCGTGCCGTCATGCCTACGGACGTTCCCAGCGAGCCGGTCTTGCACATACTCACGCAGCCGCTCGTTGCCCACCAGCTTCGCCGTCTTCGGACGCTTTGCGGCCCGCTGTGTCTTCCACTGCGCCACCACGGCGCGGTAGACCGGCTTCCCGCCCCTGGTCGCAGCGTTTCGGCGCAGTTCACGAGACACGGTCCCGGGGTCGCGGCCGATCGTGAGAGCGATCTCGCGCACGCCCTTGTCCTGGGCCTTGAGCAGCGCGATCTCCTCACGCTCGGCGAACGACAGGTACCGGCCAGTGGGCTCGTCCAGGCTCAGCGGGGTCATCCCGCCAGCGTGTCGAAACCATCGGATCCCGACCGGTGCCGACACGCCGACCCCCTCGGCGGCCTGGACCGTTGCGACCCCGGACGCAATCAGGCGCCAGAACTCCCGTTGCACAGCGCGCGACGGCTCCGGGCGGCCGGGCGAGCGCATCGGCGCCCGCATCGCCCGATCCGCGGCCCACTGCCGTCGCACCCCGGCCGGCGCCTGCGGCATCGGCTTCTTCGGTCGTCCCATCCAACAACCTCCGTGATCAAGGTGTTGCGACGACCAGTTGAATTCGCCCTGGGCTCCGTGGTCGGTGTGCATGACCGCTCCGGTGAGACTGCCGCGGGTGCGTTCGGCGGCGGCCAGGGCGTCGGTGACGAGCTCGGTGCGCATGTGGTCCGCGATCGCCCAGCCGGCCAGACGGCGCGAGGCGAGGTCGATCACAGTGGCCAGGTAGAGGAACTTCCCGCCCTCCAGCGGGAGATAGGTGATGTCGCCGACGTACTTCGTGTTCGGCTCACGCGCGGTGAAGTCGCGGCCGATCAGGTCCGGAGCTTTCGCCGCGGCCGGGTCTGCGGTCGTGGTGCGGTGCCTGCGCCGCAGCCGCACTCCGGCCAGGCCGATGCTCCGCATCACCCGGGCGATCCGCTTGTGGTTGATGCGCTCGCCCCTCTCGCGGAGTTCGGCGGTGATCCTCGGGACGCCGTAGGTGCCGCCCGATTCGTGGTGCACGGCCCGCGGCATAAGGTCAGCCCACCATGACCGACTACGACACCTACGGCACCAGCACACACACCGCGAGTGAACTGGTCCGCCTCATCACCGGCCACCTCGATGTGGTCTTCACCGAGCGCGAAAGTGACTACCGGGGCGTCTACCACCTCGCCCAGGGCACCTTCGGACGCATCGAGATCCAGCCGAACGCCATCCCCGGCGATGACGGCCAGGACGACCTCTACACCCCGGAACACCCGACGGTCCGGGTCCTCTTGCTCACCGACACCCCCGCCCCAGAGCCCACCCTGCACACCCGCCTGGGCACCATCCAAGGTCTCGTGCACCTGAGCCGCGAATCATGGTGAGCCGGTGCTGACCCACAACTCT encodes:
- a CDS encoding IS30 family transposase gives rise to the protein MTPLSLDEPTGRYLSFAEREEIALLKAQDKGVREIALTIGRDPGTVSRELRRNAATRGGKPVYRAVVAQWKTQRAAKRPKTAKLVGNERLREYVQDRLAGNVRRHDGTIVPGPRTPPWKGLNKPHRQDRRWSTAWSPEQIAHRLKVDFPDDESMRISHEAIYQSLFIEGRGALKRELVTCLRTGRALREPRARSRNRPQGHVTADVVLSERPAEANDRAMPGHWEGDLIIGTDRSAIGTLVERSSRSTLLVHLPRMEGWGEKPYVKNGPSLGGYGAIAMNAALAASMTKLPDQLRKTLTWDRGKELSGHAQFALETGTRVFFADPHSPWQRPTNENTNGLLRQYFPKGTDLSRWSADELEAVAHALNNRPRKILGWKTPAEIFEEQLRSLQQAGVASTS